In the Arachis ipaensis cultivar K30076 chromosome B10, Araip1.1, whole genome shotgun sequence genome, one interval contains:
- the LOC107623893 gene encoding protein SLOW GREEN 1, chloroplastic, translated as MASSTSISGFTICSNSQSEFLSSKSSRYAFSNSLPRISFQLPTHFPALVSSAPRVLSSFVKQNIASLLIGSFIFVGSFSNRAAMAALTPPLAAVHTEEKTETEEEMCQKILENDPKNVEALKVVVYGKIRRGKAKEAIKLVESLIKVEPNEVEWRLLLALCYDTMGHFSTSKRLFKEILRQRPLFLRALHGLAMVMHKNHEGRAVFEMLDKARELASRQERVTEERNIRILIAQMFVVQGDLEEGLKRFQDLVNENPRDFRPYLCQGIIYSLLDKKEEAAQQFETYQSLVPEEFPQRGFLDDVALSARATSREQFMKEYSYRK; from the exons ATGGCTTCTTCTACTTCAATCTCTGGTTTCACCATCTGTTCGAATTCCCAGTCAGAATTTCTCAGTTCCAAATCTTCACGCTATGCCTTCTCCAATTCCCTTCCTAGGATTTCATTTCAACTCCCCACACATTTTCCAGCACTTGTTTCTTCCGCACCAAGGGTCTTATCAAGTTTTGTGAAACAAAACATAGCTTCTCTCCTCATCGGCTCCTTCATCTTCGTCGGCTCCTTCTCCAACAGAGCCGCCATGGCAGCACTCACACCCCCGCTTGCTGCTGTACACACCGAGGAGAAGACGGAGACGGAGGAGGAGATGTGCCAGAAGATTCTGGAGAATGACCCGAAGAACGTTGAGGCTCTGAAGGTGGTTGTGTACGGCAAGATTAGGAGAGGGAAGGCCAAAGAGGCGATTAAGTTGGTAGAGAGTTTGATTAAGGTGGAGCCAAACGAAGTTGAATGGAGGCTTTTGTTGGCCCTCTGTTACGACACCATGGGCCACTTCAGTACTTCAAAGAGACTCTTCAAGGAAATCTTGCGCCAAAGGCCTCTTTTTCTCAGAGCTCTCCAC GGTTTGGCTATGGTGATGCACAAGAACCATGAAGGGCGTGCTGTGTTTGAAATGCTGGATAAGGCTAGGGAGCTAGCTTCGCGTCAAGAGAGAGTTACAGAGGAGAGGAATATACGAATCTTAATTGCACAAATGTTTGTTGTGCAG GGTGATTTGGAGGAGGGCTTAAAAAGGTTTCAAGATTTGGTTAATGAAAATCCTCGAGATTTCAGGCCTTATCTTTGCCAG GGAATTATATACAGTCTGCTCGATAAAAAGGAGGAAGCTGCACAGCAGTTTGAAACATATCAATCTCTTGTGCCTGAAGAGTTTCCACAGAGGGGATTCCTTGATGATGTTGCCTTATCAGCAAGAGCAACTTCCAGAGAACAGTTTATGAAGGAATATTCATATCGGAAATAG
- the LOC107623894 gene encoding nodulin-related protein 1-like translates to EEGGAGEQHSTSELFSSANVVAETAQANISGEAEKVDKAKAANAAGDLLDAAGQYGKHDDQIITILASDWQGMQREMENNDL, encoded by the exons GAAGAAGGAGGAGCAGGCGAGCAGCACTCGACAAGCGAGCTGTTCTCGAGCGCCAACGTGGTGGCAGAGACGGCTCAGGCAAACATCAGTGGGGAGGCAGAGAAGGTGGACAAGGCAAAAGCTGCCAATGCGGCCGGAGACCTTCTTGACGCCGCTGGCCAGTATGGCAAGCATGATGATCAGATTATCACTATTTTAGCTTCAG ATTGGCAAGGCATGCAGAGAGAAATGGAGAACAATGACTTATGA
- the LOC107621042 gene encoding glucan endo-1,3-beta-glucosidase 8: MAQTKRMLWASCLIFVLVQCHLPSAKCSHALSNVGINWGALTSHPINPYTVVDLLKDNGIKKVKLFDVDSWTLGALAGSGIEVMIGIPNDQMERLSNSGQAEQWVKQNLTKHLHGGVDIRYISVGNEPFLASYENKYRSSTFPAMKSIQKAVEKAGVAEQVKVTSCLNADVLDSGSDKPSDGQFRSDIKDVMKEILQFLNDNNSPFFINIYPYLSLYLNPNFPEELAFFDAGRSFEDKGATYTNVFDASVDTLVWALKKEGYSDMKIVVGEVGWPTDGHKSANKDKARRFYHGFLKKLGNQQGSPLHPGVLDVYLFGLFDENLKNIEPGKFERHWGIFEYDGKPKFPVDFSGKGEDHKWPVGAKGVRYLEKQWCVLSEDVKDFSGPVYEALGYACANTDCTSLGYGCSCADLDIRGNVSYAFNQYFQARDQSVEACDFDGLAEIVTSDPSKGTCKFPIVIESAATSLKTRDAIIHILLLGFALFFVTFM; encoded by the exons ATGGCTCAAACAAAACGCATGCTATGGGcgtcttgtttgatctttgtctTAGTTCAATGCCATCTACCAAGTGCAAAATGCTCACATGCTTTGTCAAATGTTGGCATAAACTGGGGTGCATTGACATCTCACCCTATAAATCCTTATACTGTTGTTGATCTCTTGAAGGACAACGGAATCAAGAAAGTTAAATTGTTCGATGTAGATTCCTGGACACTTGGTGCTCTTGCTGGTTCAGGCATTGAAGTCATGATTGGCATCCCTAATGACCAAATGGAAAGACTTTCTAACAGTGGCCAGGCTGAGCAATGGGTCAAGCAAAATCTCACCAAACATCTACATGGTGGTGTCGACATCAG ATACATATCTGTTGGAAACGAGCCTTTCTTGGCGAGCTATGAAAACAAGTATAGAAGTTCTACATTTCCAGCAATGAAGAGTATCCAGAAAGCTGTTGAGAAGGCAGGAGTTGCAGAGCAAGTTAAGGTTACTTCGTGTTTGAATGCAGATGTGTTGGATTCAGGTTCGGACAAGCCCTCGGACGGACAGTTTCGAAGTGACATCAAAGATGTCATGAAAGAAATACTCCAATTCCTTAACGACAATAACTCACCCTTCTTCATcaacatatacccttaccttagccTTTATTTGAATCCAAATTTTCCAGAGGAACTGGCATTCTTTGACGCTGGTAGATCATTTGAAGACAAGGGTGCAACTTACACAAATGTGTTTGATGCAAGTGTAGATACCCTTGTTTGGGCACTAAAGAAGGAGGGCTACTCCGACATGAAAATCGTTGTTGGCGAAGTTGGATGGCCGACGGACGGCCACAAAAGCGCCAACAAAGATAAAGCAAGAAGATTCTACCATGGATTCCTTAAGAAACTAGGAAACCAACAAGGAAGCCCTCTTCATCCTGGAGTCTTGGATGTGTATCTCTTTGGTCTTTTCGATGAGAATCTCAAGAACATTGAACCCGGGAAATTTGAGCGTCATTGGGGAATTTTCGAATACGATGGGAAGCCCAAGTTCCCTGTAGATTTTTCTGGTAAAGGAGAAGATCACAAATGGCCAGTGGGAGCAAAAGGGGTTAGATACTTAGAGAAGCAATGGTGTGTGTTAAGCGAAGATGTTAAAGACTTCAGTGGTCCTGTTTATGAGGCATTAGGGTATGCATGTGCAAATACTGATTGTACAAGCTTAGGATATGGTTGTTCTTGTGCCGATTTGGATATTCGTGGCAATGTTTCTTATGCTTTTAATCAATACTTTCAAGCAAGGGATCAAAGCGTTGAGGCATGCGATTTCGATGGACTGGCGGAAATTGTAACAAGTGATCCATCAAAAGGGACTTGTAAGTTCCCGATAGTCATTGAGAGTGCTGCAACTTCTCTTAAGACACGTGATGCAATAATCCATATCCTTCTTCTTGGCTTCGCTCTATTTTTTGTGACGTTTATGTGA